The sequence below is a genomic window from Deinococcus terrestris.
CCAGATGGCCGACGCCCACCGCTTCGAGCGCGAGGAGGTGCAGCTCTCGCCCTCCCCCACCGACCTCGGCGCCCTGCTCGAGGAGGTGGCCCGGCGGCTCTCGCCCCAGGCCGACGTGCGGGGCTTGAACCTCACCGCAACCGGAACCGGCCACGCCCCCGCCGACGCCGCCGTACTGGAACGGGCCGTGACCAACCTCGCCGCCAACGCGCTGCGCTACGCCCGCACCCGTGTGGAGCTGCGCGTGACCCCGCAGGGGCTGGAGGTCCGCGACGACGGCCCCGGCCTGTGTGCCCCGCTGTCCGAACTCGCCCAACCCTTCAACGCGCAACCCGCCACCATCGCCGGGCAGCAGTACGCCGCCGGGATGACGGGCCTGGGCCTTTTCATCGCCCGCCGGGTCGCGGAAGCGCACGGCGGCGCCCTGGAGTACCGCCGCGACGCCGCCTCGCCCCTGCCCACCACGTTCTGCCTGCTGTTACCGGAGGTGACCCCTTGAGAATCGTGATTGCCGACGACCACCCCCTCTTCCGCATGGGCCTGAAGTACGCGCTGCTGCACCAGGGCTTCGACGTGGTTGCGGAAGCCGCCGACGGCCTCCAGGCCCTGAGCGCCTGCCGGACCCTGGAACCCGACGCCGCCCTCCTCGACGTGAAGATGCCCGGCCTGACCGGCATCGAGGTCTGCGAGCGGCTGCGCCAGACCCACCCCGGCGTCGTCAGCGTCCTGATCACCACCTTTGCCGAGCCCGCCATCGTGCAGGCGGCGCGGGCGGCCGGGGCACGCGGCTACGTGAGCAAGGAAACCGACCCCGAATCCCTCGCCCGGCAACTGCGCGACATCGTGGCCCACCCTGACGTGGACCGCCTGCCGCAGGTCGAGGTCCCGCGCCTGACCCCCCGCGAGTCGGAGGTGCTGCCCCTGCTCGCCCAGGGCTTTTCCAACAAGGAGATCGCCAAGAACCTCGGCGTCAGCCCCGACACGGTCAAGGACCACCTCGCCCGGCTGTACGTGAAACTCGAAGCCGGGGACCGCACCGAGGCGGTCAGCCGGGCGCGGAGCATCGGGCTGCTTCAGTAGACCGAGCCGGAGCGGTCAGAGGGGCGGCGGGGGCCGTCCCTTTTTCCTCAAACGCACGACGCAGCCCGCGGCGAGGGGAGTCGCCGACTCCGGGAGGAGGTCCGGTGAGCGGAATGGATGTGATGGTGCGGATCATCCTTGAAGCGGATAACCCACGTCAGCAGACCGTCTTCGGGGAGTGGGCACCGCGCTGGGGCATCTCTCTGGACACCCTGCACGACGAGGGATGCGGATGTTGCGTGAACATCTACAGCTTCTCCATCCCCCTGTCCGCGGCGGCTGAACTCGGCGGCGGCTGGGAGAGGGAGGGGCCGGGGTCGAGTTTCTTTCCACCACGCCCTAGTTCACCCCCGCGCCGCCGCGATTCACGTCCCGTAGCCTGCGGCATGGAGGCCGCCCCGTCTGCCCGGATCGCCCTTTCTGCGCGTGCCCTGAGCCTCAAGCCCTCGGCCACGGTTGCGGTCACCTCGCGGGCGCTGGAGTTGCGCCGGGCGGGGGCCGACGTGCTGAGCCTCAGCGTGGGCGAGCCAGATTTCGAGACGCCGCCGCACATCAAGGCCGCTGGCATAGCTGCGATTGAGGCCGGATACACCCGCTACACGCCCGTGAATGGCCTGCCCGAGTTGCGCGAGGCCGTGAGCGCCAAGTTCGCCCGCGAGAACGGGCTGGAGTACGCGCCGGGCGACGTGACGGTCACGAGTGGAGGCAAACAGGCGATCTTCAACGCCCTGCTCGCGCTGCTCAACCCCGGCGACGAGGTGCTCATCCCCGCGCCGTACTGGGTAAGCTATCCGGAGATGGTGGCGCTGACGGGCGCGGTGCCTGTCCCCGTCCCCACGCGGGCGGAGGCAGGCTTCGTCCTCGACCCGGAGGAGGTGGCGGCGCGGGTCACGCCGAGAACGCGCCTGATCGTGCTGAACAGCCCCGGCAACCCGACCGGGGCCGTCTTCCCGGCGGGGGTGCTGGAGGCGGTGGCCGACCTTGCCCGGCGGCACGACCTCTGCCTGCTCTCGGACGAGATCTACGAGCACCTGACCTACGACGCCGAACATGTCAGCCCCGCCCGCTTCGCCCCCGAGCGCACGCTGACGGTGAACGGGGCGAGCAAGGCCTACGCGATGACCGGCTGGCGCATCGGCTACGCGGGCGGGCCGCGCGAGTGGATCGCCGCCATGAACGCCCTGCAATCCCAGAGCACGACGGGGGCCTGCACCGTGTCGCAGCACGCCGCCCTCGCCGCACTGACCGATCACGGGGCAACGGCCCATTTCGTGGCGGGGGCGCGGACCGCCTACCGCGAGCGGCGGGACTTCCTCGTGGCGGGGCTGAACGCGCTGGGTCTGCCCACCCCCACCCCGCAGGGCGCCTTCTACGTCCTGCCCGATACGACCCGGCTGCACCCCGACGACCTGGAGGCCAGCCACCTGCTGCTGGAGCGCGGCGGGCTGGCGGTCGTGCCGGGCACCGACTTCGGGGCACCGGGGCGGGTGCGCCTGAGCTACGCGGCGGGCCTGGACACGCTGGCCGAAGCCTTGCGGCGCATCCGCCGGGTGCTGGATTGACCCCGGAACTCTTGCGACTCCTGCCCCGTACCCTAGACGTATGACGAATGCTGATGGCAGTTACAGTCTCCGCGACTTCCTGGCCCAGACCGCCGAGCGCGACAATCCCGGCGAGGTCTTTGAGCTGGAGTCCAGCAAGATGCTGGAGGTCAAGGTCAACGGCCGCATCTGGAGCAAACTCGGCGCGATGATCGCCTACAAGGGCAACCTCTCCTTCAAGCGCGAGGGCACCCTGGAAGGCGGGCTGATGAAGGCCCTCAAGCGGGCAGTGAGCCAGGAGATGAGTCCGCTCGCCAAGATCGAGGGCCGGGGCGTGGCCTACCTCGCGGATCAGGGCAAGGAGATTCAGATTCTGCGGCTCTCCGGCGAGAGCCTGAACGTGAACGGCAACGACCTGCTCGCCTTCGAGGACTCCGTGCAGTACGACATCACCATGCAGCGCCGGGTGGCGGGCATGGCGGCGGGCGGCCTGTTCAGCGTTCGGGTACAAGGGCATGGGCTGGTCGCCATCCTCAGCCACGGCAAGCCGCTCACACTGCGCGTTACGCCGAACGAGCCGATCTTCACCGACCCCAACGCGACGATTGCCTGGAGCGGCAACCTCCAGCCCCAGCTCCGCATGGACTCCAGCCTGCGCTCCATGATCGGGCGCGGCGGCGGCGAGACCTACCAGATGGTCTTTCAGGGCGACGGCTTCGTGGTGGTGCAGCCCTACGAGGAGTTCGAGGCCGGGATGTTCGGGGAAGGCGGCGGGAGCGTGGGCAAGACGCTGGGCGACCTGTTCGACTGAAGGCTGCGGCGGTGCAAAAGGGGGTGGGGGCGCTCGCAGGGGCCTCCCCCCCTTCTCCCCTGTTGCTCCACACCCTCCGGGCCACCCGCTACACTCCCCCGGATGAGTCTGATCGTGATGGCGACGGGCGGCACCGGGGGGCACATCTACCCGGCGGTCGCCACCGCGCGGGAACTGATGGGCCGGGGACATCAGGCGCTGCTGCTGGGGCAACGCGGTGGCATGGAGGAACGCTTTGCGGCGGACTCCGGCCTGGATTTTCACGGGGTGGACGCGGGGAAACTCGCCCGCAGCGGGCAGGGCCGCCCCGACCCCCGCGAGTTGCTGCGGGCGGCGCGGGGCGTGGCCGAGGCGCGGGCCTTCCTGCGGGAGACGCGGCCGGAGGCGGTTGTCGGCTACGGCGGTTTTGCCAGTCTGCCCGGAGTGCTCGCCGCCCAGAGCCTGGGCCTGCCTACCGTCCTGCACGAGCAGAACGCCCGACTGGGCCTGACCCAGCGCCTCGCCGTGGGCCGGGCGCGGGCGGTGGGTACCGCTTACCCGAAGGTCGTGGGCCTGAATCCCGACAAGGCCACCCAGGTCGGCATGCCCGTCCGCGAGGAACGGTTGCCCCGCACCGAGGCGCTGGCGCGGCTGGGGCTGCGCGAAGGAGCGCTCACCGTGCTGGTCATGGGCGGGTCGCAGGGGTCGCTGGCGCTGAACAACGGGGTGCCCGACGTACTGCGGAGCGTGTTCGGGGCGGAGGGCCGCACCTCGGACGGCCAACCCGTGCAGGTGCTGCACTCCACCGGCCCGCGCTGGATCGACGAGGTGGCCCCCCGCGTGGCCGACCTGGGGTGGTACCACCCCGTTCCGTATGTGAACGCGGTCGCGGCATGGTCGGCGGCCGACTTCGGCATCACGCGGGCGGGCACGGGCACGCTGGCCGAGGCCGCCTTTCACGGGGTGCCGCTGATCATGGTGCCGCTGCCCGAGTCGGCGGAGAACCACCAGTTCCACAACGCGCAGAGCGTGCAAGAGGCGGGGGCGGGGCGGCTGGTGGAACAATCGGACCTCGCCGGGGCGCTGGGCGGGGCGGTGCTAGAGTGTGCCCAGCCCGGCACGCGGGCGGCGATGCGGGAGGCAGCCCTGGGGCGCTCACCCGCCGGGGCCGCCGCGCGGCTCGCGGACCTCGTGCTGCGGCACGTCCGCTGACGCTGGCCGCGTGCCTCCCCCCCTTTCATCATGACTGACCTCCCTCCCACCCCGACCCCCCCGGCTCCCGACTCCTCTCCCCACTATCACCTGATGGGCATCGGCGGCATCGGCGTGAGCGCCTTTGCGCGGCTGCTCGCGGCGCGGGGGGTGCGGGTCAGCGGCTGCGACGAGCAGGCGTCCGAGCTCACCGAGGGGCTGGTGCGCGACGGCATCGCGGTGGCACACGCCCACGACGCCGCGCATGTGGCGGGGGTAGATGTGCTCGTCGCTTCGGAGGCGGTGCCTAAGGACCACCCCGAACTCGTCGCCGCCCGCGCCGCCGGGGTGGAGGTGCGGCCCCGCATGGCGCTGCTGGGGGAGTTGCTGACTGCCTCGCCCTCGGTCGGTGTGATCGGCACCCACGGCAAGACCACCACCACCTCCATGATCGCGGTGGCGATGGCGGGCGCGAGGCTCGATCCCTCTGCCTTCGTCGGCGGCATCGTGCCCGAGTTCGGCTCCAACGCGCGGCTGGGGGCGGGTCCCTTCGTCGCGGAGGTGGACGAGTCCGACCGGGGCTTCGCGGCCCTGAGCTGCGAGACGGCGGTGTTCACCAACGCCGAGGACGACCACGTGGGCGGCAACCAGGCGACCTACTGGGAAACGGTGGAGGAACAGCACGCTGCCTTTGCCCGCTTCGTGGGGCAATCGGGTCGGGTCCTGTACTGCGCCGACTGGCCGGGGCTGGAAGACCTGTGCGGTGGGGCGGCCGAGCGTCTGAGCTACGGCCAGGCGGAAGGGGCCGACTACCGCGCCCTGGACCTGCGCCCCGACGCCGAGGGCACCTCCTTCACCGTGACGCGCCGGGGGGAAGTGCTGGGCGAGGCCCGCGTGGGGCTGCCGGGCACCCACAACGTGCTGAACGCGCTCGCGGCGCTGGCCGTGACCGACCTGTACGGCGGAGACTTCCGTCCCGCTGCCGACGCGCTCGCCGCCTTCCGGGGACCGGGGCGGCGCTGGCAGCGGGTGGGGGAACTGAACGGGGCACTCGTGGTGGACGACTACGCGCACAACCCCACCAAGGTGGCGGCGGCGGTGCAGGCCGCGCGGCAGACCGGGCGGCGGGTGCGGGTGGTGTTTCAGCCCCACCGCTACCTGCGGACCCAGCAGTCCTGGCCCCGGCTGGCCGACGCGCTGATGCCCGCCGACGAGGTGCTGATTCTGGACATCGCAGCGGCCTCCGAGCCGCCTATTCCCGGCATCCACGCCACCCTGGTCAGCGACCGGATGCGCGAGGGCGGGCACGCGGGCGTGCGCTACCTCCCCGACCGCGCCGAGGTCGTGCGCTACCTGCGCGAGACAGCGGGCGTGGGCGACCTGATCGTGACGATGGGAGCGGGCGACGTGTGGAAGCTCTCGCGTGAGCTGGCGGCGGGGGAACGAGCATGACCGTCCTGAGCCCAAGCCGCACCGGGGCGCGGGTGGAGCGCCAGCCCCTCGCCCGTTACACCACCCTGGGGGTGGGCGGCGAGTCCGAGGTCTGGTTCGTCGCCGACCACGCCCAGCTCGCGGAGGCGATGGAGCAGCCGTACCGCATCCTGGGGGGCGGCAGCAACCTCGTGGTCGCGGACGAGGGGGTGCCCGAGCGGGTCATCCGTCTGACCGGGCCGCTCGCGCAGGCGGACCTCACGCCCGACCCGGTGCTCAGCACGCCCGAGCAGATCGTCACGGGCTGGGTGGGCGGCGGGGTGCCCCTCCCCGGCCTGATTCGCAAGCTCCAGAAACTCGGCCTGAGCAACCTCGAGGGCACGGTGGGCATTCCCGCGCAGGTGGGCGGCGCAGTGTGGATGAACGCGGGCACCCGCTACGGGGAGATGTTCGACGGCCTGCACACCCTGGAGATCGTGACGCCACAGGGGACGCGGCAGGTCACGCCGGACGACCTCGCCTGGGGCTACCGCGACAGCGGCATTCCCCGGAACCACATCGTGACCCGCGTGCGGCTGCGGCTGCGCCCCTCTACCCCGGAGGAGGTGCTGGCGAAGATGGACTTCGCGGACCACGCCCGCAAGGGGCAGCCCAAGATGAAGACGCCCGGCTGCGCCTTCAAGAACCCCGGCGGGGGGAAGGGTGCGGGCCAACTGATTGACGAGGCGGGGTTGAAGGGCACCCGCGTCGGCGCGGCCATGATCGCCCCCGAGCATGCCAACTTCATCGTGAATCTGGGAGGAGCGACCGCCGCCGATGTCCACGCCCTGCTGGCGCTCATCTGCGACCGCGTGGGCGTGCCGCTGGACCTGGAATACGAGCTGTGGCCGGAGACGTTGCCAGGGTAAGCGGCCAGTTTCCAGTCGCCAGAACACACGAGGCTCCAGCTCAGGTTGGGGCTTTTTGCTGACGGCTGATCGCTGACGGCTGACAGCTAGAATCCCCCCATGACCGATCCCGACCCCCGGCCAACAAACCGCCGGGTGCCCGCGCCCAAGCCTGCGCCTGACCCTGTCACCACCGAGCCACCTGCCTCTGAGCCCGCCGTGGAGGACGTTCCCCCGCCGCCTCCGCCCCGCCGTCCGCTCAACCTGCGCCCCCTGTGGTGGACGCTGGGGAGTGCAGCGGTCCTGGGCGTGCTCGCGGCAAGCTGGTTCCTCCTGCCCATCCGCACCGTGACGGTGCAGGGCCACGAGCGGCTCTCGGAGGCGCAGGTGCGGCGGCTGGCGGGCCTGACACCGGAGTTCGGGTGGCTGTACTACGGGCGCTGGCGGGCCGGGGGGCTGGCCCGCAGTCCCTGGATTGAGGCGGCGACCGTGACCCGGCGTTTTCCAGACACGGTGGTCGTGCGGGTGCGTGAGCGGGAGCCCTTCGCCCGCTGGAAGAGGCCGGGCGGTGAGATCGTGACGCTGGCCGAGGACGGCACCGTGTTGCCCGGTGCCCGCAACGTGGCCGGACTGCCCCTGATCAGCGGGTGGGGACCCGACCGCCGGGCCGAAGCTTTGGCCCTGACGCGTGCCCTGCGGCGTTACAATGTGCAGTCGGTCGCCTATACCCCCAGCGGGTTCACGGCGGCGACGCCAACCACGACGGCCTGGAGCGGGGACCTTGCCACGCTGCTGAAGTATGCTGGGGCCATCGTGCAATTTCCCGATCAAGAGATCCACATCTACCCCTGGGGGGTGAGCGTCCAGTAATGAAGGACAACCCGATCATCGTGGGGCTGGACATCGGCACCACCAAAATCACGACCGTCATCGGCGAAGTGGGCGATGACGGTTCGGTCGACATTATCGGCGAAGGCACCGTGCCCAGCGAGGGCATGAAGCGCGGCGCCGTCGTGAATCTGGAGCGGGCCACCGGGGCGATTCGTCAGTCGGTGCAGGCCGCCGAGCGCGTTAGCGGGGTGCGGGTGGCCTCGGTCTTCGTATCGGTGGCCGGCAACCACGTCAAGGCGATTACCAGCCACGGCCTCGCAGCGATCCGCCGTCACCAGGAAATCTCACAGGCCGACGTGGACCGCGCCATCGAAAACGCCCGCGCCGTGCCCCTCGATCCCAACCTGGAGATCATCCACACGCTGCCGCAGGAGTACGTGGTGGACGGCCAGGAGGGCATCAAGAGCGCCGTGGGCATGCACGGGGTGCGGCTGGAAGTCGACGTGCACATCGTCGCCGGGACCGCCGGGCCGCTGCTGAACCTGCGCCGCTGCGTGCAGGAAGCCGGGCTGAAGGTTGAGGGCTTCGTGCTACAGGCGCTGGCCTCGGGCCTCGCCACGCTGGAGGCCGCCGAGCAGTCGCAGACGGTCGTCGTGATCGATATGGGCGGCGGCACCACCGATGTGGGCG
It includes:
- the murG gene encoding undecaprenyldiphospho-muramoylpentapeptide beta-N-acetylglucosaminyltransferase → MSLIVMATGGTGGHIYPAVATARELMGRGHQALLLGQRGGMEERFAADSGLDFHGVDAGKLARSGQGRPDPRELLRAARGVAEARAFLRETRPEAVVGYGGFASLPGVLAAQSLGLPTVLHEQNARLGLTQRLAVGRARAVGTAYPKVVGLNPDKATQVGMPVREERLPRTEALARLGLREGALTVLVMGGSQGSLALNNGVPDVLRSVFGAEGRTSDGQPVQVLHSTGPRWIDEVAPRVADLGWYHPVPYVNAVAAWSAADFGITRAGTGTLAEAAFHGVPLIMVPLPESAENHQFHNAQSVQEAGAGRLVEQSDLAGALGGAVLECAQPGTRAAMREAALGRSPAGAAARLADLVLRHVR
- a CDS encoding UDP-N-acetylmuramate dehydrogenase; the encoded protein is MTVLSPSRTGARVERQPLARYTTLGVGGESEVWFVADHAQLAEAMEQPYRILGGGSNLVVADEGVPERVIRLTGPLAQADLTPDPVLSTPEQIVTGWVGGGVPLPGLIRKLQKLGLSNLEGTVGIPAQVGGAVWMNAGTRYGEMFDGLHTLEIVTPQGTRQVTPDDLAWGYRDSGIPRNHIVTRVRLRLRPSTPEEVLAKMDFADHARKGQPKMKTPGCAFKNPGGGKGAGQLIDEAGLKGTRVGAAMIAPEHANFIVNLGGATAADVHALLALICDRVGVPLDLEYELWPETLPG
- a CDS encoding response regulator transcription factor; translation: MRIVIADDHPLFRMGLKYALLHQGFDVVAEAADGLQALSACRTLEPDAALLDVKMPGLTGIEVCERLRQTHPGVVSVLITTFAEPAIVQAARAAGARGYVSKETDPESLARQLRDIVAHPDVDRLPQVEVPRLTPRESEVLPLLAQGFSNKEIAKNLGVSPDTVKDHLARLYVKLEAGDRTEAVSRARSIGLLQ
- a CDS encoding AIM24 family protein, producing the protein MTNADGSYSLRDFLAQTAERDNPGEVFELESSKMLEVKVNGRIWSKLGAMIAYKGNLSFKREGTLEGGLMKALKRAVSQEMSPLAKIEGRGVAYLADQGKEIQILRLSGESLNVNGNDLLAFEDSVQYDITMQRRVAGMAAGGLFSVRVQGHGLVAILSHGKPLTLRVTPNEPIFTDPNATIAWSGNLQPQLRMDSSLRSMIGRGGGETYQMVFQGDGFVVVQPYEEFEAGMFGEGGGSVGKTLGDLFD
- a CDS encoding cell division protein FtsQ/DivIB, which produces MTDPDPRPTNRRVPAPKPAPDPVTTEPPASEPAVEDVPPPPPPRRPLNLRPLWWTLGSAAVLGVLAASWFLLPIRTVTVQGHERLSEAQVRRLAGLTPEFGWLYYGRWRAGGLARSPWIEAATVTRRFPDTVVVRVREREPFARWKRPGGEIVTLAEDGTVLPGARNVAGLPLISGWGPDRRAEALALTRALRRYNVQSVAYTPSGFTAATPTTTAWSGDLATLLKYAGAIVQFPDQEIHIYPWGVSVQ
- a CDS encoding pyridoxal phosphate-dependent aminotransferase, producing the protein MEAAPSARIALSARALSLKPSATVAVTSRALELRRAGADVLSLSVGEPDFETPPHIKAAGIAAIEAGYTRYTPVNGLPELREAVSAKFARENGLEYAPGDVTVTSGGKQAIFNALLALLNPGDEVLIPAPYWVSYPEMVALTGAVPVPVPTRAEAGFVLDPEEVAARVTPRTRLIVLNSPGNPTGAVFPAGVLEAVADLARRHDLCLLSDEIYEHLTYDAEHVSPARFAPERTLTVNGASKAYAMTGWRIGYAGGPREWIAAMNALQSQSTTGACTVSQHAALAALTDHGATAHFVAGARTAYRERRDFLVAGLNALGLPTPTPQGAFYVLPDTTRLHPDDLEASHLLLERGGLAVVPGTDFGAPGRVRLSYAAGLDTLAEALRRIRRVLD
- a CDS encoding sensor histidine kinase, producing MRAQFTLVIFLLAFLPNLVLSVGAAGANPTSALALWLTLVAALCGGVGYLLSGVLLRPLRRLEGEVGAGSFAQPHADDPAEIRALRGAFTGLLERLSTEQERRGAFMATLVHDLRTPLIATGHLSRLLGQGALSAEQRREVAGEVERENARLLALVAQMADAHRFEREEVQLSPSPTDLGALLEEVARRLSPQADVRGLNLTATGTGHAPADAAVLERAVTNLAANALRYARTRVELRVTPQGLEVRDDGPGLCAPLSELAQPFNAQPATIAGQQYAAGMTGLGLFIARRVAEAHGGALEYRRDAASPLPTTFCLLLPEVTP
- the murC gene encoding UDP-N-acetylmuramate--L-alanine ligase, encoding MTDLPPTPTPPAPDSSPHYHLMGIGGIGVSAFARLLAARGVRVSGCDEQASELTEGLVRDGIAVAHAHDAAHVAGVDVLVASEAVPKDHPELVAARAAGVEVRPRMALLGELLTASPSVGVIGTHGKTTTTSMIAVAMAGARLDPSAFVGGIVPEFGSNARLGAGPFVAEVDESDRGFAALSCETAVFTNAEDDHVGGNQATYWETVEEQHAAFARFVGQSGRVLYCADWPGLEDLCGGAAERLSYGQAEGADYRALDLRPDAEGTSFTVTRRGEVLGEARVGLPGTHNVLNALAALAVTDLYGGDFRPAADALAAFRGPGRRWQRVGELNGALVVDDYAHNPTKVAAAVQAARQTGRRVRVVFQPHRYLRTQQSWPRLADALMPADEVLILDIAAASEPPIPGIHATLVSDRMREGGHAGVRYLPDRAEVVRYLRETAGVGDLIVTMGAGDVWKLSRELAAGERA